GGGTCGAAATACTAGAGTATGGACTAATGACATTGACGAGTTTAGACCGGAAAGACATTTGCCCGTCGACGGCAGCGGAAGGGTGGAGATAAGTCACGGGCCTGATTATAAGATATTACCGTTTAGCGCCGGGAAAAGAAAGTGTCCAGGAGCGCCGTTAGGTGTGACGATGGTGCTGATGGCTTTGGCTCGGCTCTTCCATTGCTTTGACTGGACTACGCCGGAAAATATTGATACGGTGGAAGTTTATGGAATGACTATGCCTAAGGCTAGACCATTGTGGGCGTTAGCTAAGCCACGATTGGCAGCTCATTTATACTCATGATACAATTGGATACTAAGACTTGTATTTCGACATCAAATAATATCGTTGTAGTTCGTGTACGTTGGGCaacagatttttaaaatttcgtttatcttttcttcctcttcttctcggTTTAGTAGAATCAAGTCTCTCTCTCGTTcggttcttcttctcttgtggTTGAATAATATGTTTCTGACGCTTCGTCACTCCATGTTTCTCAGTCGATTTCTGAGATAACTAATAAGAACACACATTCAAGCTCTGATGGAACCTGTTATTGTTAGATCACTACATGACACTTAGATATTATAATGCGTATCTCTGATCATCGAGCAGTGTGTATCATAATGCTTATTTGATTATCATGTCGAGTGCAAATTGTTCATGGCCACCACCATGTAATGCAATGATGAGTGAGCACTTATCATATAAGTACTATAAAGCAAATAAAAGCAAAAGGTGTTTCTTCTAGTGGCTTTTGCTTTATTGTCTCTTTTACATTTGAGCCTTTAATCAAAATATTGTTCTTTACTCCATTTTCTAAAGATTCTCTAGTTGTGGTTTTCTCCTAATGTGCTGATTATTTGTCAAATTGGAACTACGCGTAAACTAGGTCCATGCATGGCTTCCCCAGACCGGTCGTCTAGTAGGTGTTTCTTGTGTGATAGACAACTCTTTGTAAAGTTTGTTTTTCTCGTAAGTATTTGATTTGGATTTGAGAATTTCACCTAAACTAAAACCCTGTGAGAAACTATTTATGAGTGTGAAAGTGTTGATAGAAAATAAATGCTTTCAACTGAGAGAAGTCATGATTCACTGTTCACACTTGTATTCTAGATATCACATTCTTTATACTACAGTGAAAGAGATGGGTCAGAGCATTTAATTGGTGTCACGCATCCCAATATCAATCTAAtttgttgattttctttttgttgtattcattttaaaaagaaGAACGTCATTGTGATAGTTAGGCTCAGTAGGATGCTGATAACATATATCGAAGCATTGAAAGTTCCAAACCTTGGATATCGAATTCTTATGCGAGAGTACGAAAACTGAAAAAGAGTGTTCGATGATATCAATAATCTAACAAGATCTTGAGATCTAAAGTTCGTGACGAATAAACACCAATACTCTGTATACACGAGTAACTCTCTCACCGTGTTAGATTATCTTTCGTCAGAATATTTTGCATGTACTTTTTCGCCCCATGTGGAATGTTTCAGTATTCGACAACTCAAGAGCGAATTATGGCACCAATTGTGGGTGAATTATTGGGCATGATTAACTTTACAAAACAAGCTTTTCCCTTCTCCGCAAACAATTAACATACTTGTTTATCTCCTGATTATGTCATATTATTCCCCCCTCCCCCCCCACACCACATGATACTTCATACTGGTGTTTATTATCCACCGAATCTATAAAGTCGCTTTTAATCTTATGATAAAAATGAGCAGTAGATatttatttgaaagaaaagaaTATCATTCACACATTTCCATTTATTAtagaaaaagaatattttaaaaagtgtgTTTCTTCAAGAAGACTAGTTCAAGTGCAATTATTTAAACAGAGACCACTCTCACTGCCATTTTCTCAgagaaaaggagaagaaaatggaaggaagaagaagaaaagcttTGCTCTTCACTCTCTGTTTCTTGCTCTCCTCTCTGCCTTCCTTGTCTTCCCTTCCTGCTTTCCAAACCTTAATCCCCACTTCTCACTCTCTTCCTTCCGCTTCTCCCTCCTCCTTCCAACCCGAATCCGAACCCGTTTCCGAGTCCCTGATTGGATCTGAAACCGGATCCGGATCCGACTCCGAGTCGTCCATTACACTAAACCTCGACCACATCGACGCTCTCTCCACCAACAGAACTCCCCAAGAGCTCTTCGCCTCCCGTCTCCAGCGCGACTCCCGGCGCGTGAAGTCAATCGCCACACTCGCCGCCCGGATCCCGAGAAGAAACGCCACTCATGCGCCGAGACCCGGCGGATTCAGCAGCTCCGTCGTCTCCGGTCTCTCTCAGGGAAGCGGAGAGTACTTCACGCGTCTCGGTGTCGGAACTCCGGCGAGATACGTCTACATGGTGCTCGACACCGGAAGCGACATCGTCTGGCTCCAGTGCGCTCCTTGCCGGAGATGCTACTCTCAGTCCGACCCGATCTTCGACCCGAGAAAGTCCCGGACCTACTCCACCATCCCCTGCTCTTCGCCTCTCTGCCGCCGGTTAGACTCCGCCGGATGCAACACGCGCCGCCGGACTTGCCTCTACCAAGTCTCCTACGGCGACGGTTCTTTCACCGTCGGCGATTTCGCCACCGAGACGCTGACTTTCCGACGAAACCGCGTCAAAGGAGTCGCCGTCGGGTGTGGTCACGACAATGAAGGTCTCTTCGTCGGAGCAGCCGGTTTGTTAGGTCTCGGGAAAGGGAGATTGTCGTTTCCCGGTCAGACCGGTCGCCGGTTTAGTCAGAAGTTCTCTTACTGTTTAGTCGACAGATCCGCTTCCTCTAAGCCTTCCTCCGTCGTCTTCGGAAACGCCGCCGTTTCGCGTACCGCGAAGTTCACTCCGCTTTTATCCAATCCGAAGCTTGACACTTTCTACTACGTCGAGCTGCTCGGAATAAGCGTGGGAGGGACGCGCGTCCCCGGCGTAGCCGCTTCTCTTTTCAAACTCGATCAGATCGGCAACGGTGGAGTCATTATCGACTCGGGTACCTCTGTGACCCGGCTGGTCCGACCCGCTTACATCGCTATGAGAGACGCCTTCCGGATCGGAGCCAAGAGCCTTAAACGAGCGCCGGATTACTCTCTCTTCGATACGTGTTTCGATCTCTCCCATCAAAACGAGGTTAAAGTCCCGACGGTGGTTTTGCACTTCCGTGGGGCTGACGTGTCACTTCCGGCGACGAATTATCTGATTCCGGTGGATACTAACGGCAAGTTCTGCTTTGCGTTCGCCGGTACCATGAGCGGGCTATCCATTATTGGGAACATCCAGCAACAGGGTTTCCGGGTCGTTTACGATTTGATGGGTTCACGAGTCGGGTTTGCTCCACGAGGATGTGCTTAATCTTGACCCGACCCGAGGCGGTACGGATAATGTACTTTGTTTCCATTTTCTCAATTTATGTTTTAGACGAGAGACCTTTGTTTCTCGGACAAGTGAATCTTTAGCGGTTGAGTTTAAATACGTGTTGATAAAACTTCACGTGTTGTCGGCTGTATTATTAGCgtctttatatgtttttaactcTGGGATCAAAGAGAGCGTGCATGATCTTTTTTAATTAGCCAAAAGCTTTAATTTACTTTTAGTGAAACAACAAATGACGATTACTGGAACTTTTTAATACTATTTGATTTATAAAGATTATGTAAACAAGTTTTggaataaaatcaaaacaagttTCAAGACCATGCTATAGAAACTAGTAATGTACAAAACTAAATCTTAAGGAAGGTAGAGTACGTCCAAAATCTAATTAATATTTTGCGTCGGTATTTCTTAAACAGACAAAACCAAAGATCCAGCGCTACGTTTGATACAGTGGTCTGactttttttaattgtatttattattagtacaattttattttttcctttaaaataaagtaaaaatgaatataaaataaaaatgatccaatccaaatttatttttgactcCATAATAAAAtgatgaacaaataaaaatatattacttcATTATAATGTGAGAAGTGAAGTAGAGAAGTATCTTctactccatattcactttactttttagagaaaaatagaCTTGGAATGTAGATGCCTTAGTACTACTATCTAGTAATTTTTGGTTTAACGTTATTTTCACTCAGTTATAGCTTGTAGTTTATTTGTAATTGGGTTTTCTGTATGTTGTGGGACAAATCGATGAAGTGGTTATTTTGGCTATTTGCATTATATCTCTACTTGTGTGGTTGACGTAGCTAGTGTGATAGCTTGACATTCTATCTAACGAAGTTCAATAGTTCCCGATGGTCACTTTGCATCAACTTTTGATTAAATAAACTCGAATGATTTTCTTAATCGTCAAACCTATCGCAATGATCATCGATAGTATTAGGCTATTAGCTTTTAAATATATTACGGATCAAATTGTAGATCACAAACAATAATCTCACCTTTACTCTAACCTTAGACCTTAATGTTAAGTGTTGCCTAAATGTGGTTTTAATTCTAGCGGCATTCCGGTATTCAATAATCACCGTGCGTTGACTCATGCAAAAAcgatatattttttacatttgacGTTCATAAATAGAAACAATTACTTATTGATTCGTTTCCCCTCTCAACAAATTCAATCGGAGAGTTAATTACACTTTTCACCTACAATCTAAGTAATTAACTCtcctacaaaaaaatattatacgctcttttgtttcttttttatagagaaaaatgGAGCTTTGTAGACGGGAATTACGAGCTCCGTTTCCCATATTAGTCGCCGTTACGTTGTTCCTCCTTCAGCTCTGTGCCGCGACGTCCCAAATTAATCACAGCGAGTCGTCTACACAAACATCCGTTAACTCTCCATCAGCGCCAAACACTCGATTTCTGTCGTCATCAGCACTGTCGTTAACCGGAAAACATTCCTCCTTTAGGTGGGGGAGAAGACGACATCGTTACAAAATAAGCAGAGCGAGCATTGAGTTTCTATTCGCACATAACCTCGTACGAGCGCGCGTGGGAGAACCGCCGTTACAATGGGATGGAAGACTAGCGGCGTATGCACGTGCGTGGGCGAGACAGCGCGTTGGGGACTGCAGGCTTGTTCACTCCAATGGTCCGTTCGGAGAAAACATATTTTGGGCCGGGCAGAATAACTGGACGCCCATGGATGTTGTCAAAGTGTGGGCCGATGAGAATAAGTTCTACGACGTTAGGGGTAACACGTGTGAGTCGGGGCAAATGTGTGGACACTATACGCAGATCGTGTGGAGAGATAGCACGAAGGTTGGGTGCGCACGTGTGGATTGTTCAAACGGCGGCTTTTATGCGATTTGTGTTTATAACCCACCGGGAAATTTTGAAGGTGAAAACCCTTTTGTAAGTTATCACGACCAGGTTGGTCTTCTCCGAGAAGAGCCCCCAGCGGTTGTCGTTAATCCATTTTAACTTTAAATGGCTCGAAAGCTGAGCCTGAGGACACGATGGATGGTTGTGCATTTTTAGTTTGttaattttgtctttttattcaaattattattattaatttttcgAAAAAACTTATCTTCGGTTTATTCAGAGGTATTATCATCTGATACCTGATTCAATAAACAagtttatataaactataattaCGATATTTCATAGCAAGCCATTAGATATAAGATCTAATTGATGACAAATACGCAAAAGCGAACAAAAGAGataacaaaagttttttttaacatgGCCACAATGGGATATGAAAAAACAATTACTGTATGTCCAAAATTTCCTAAAATTTTATTGGctgaattaaaaatttaaacccaGAAAACAATACTTCAGCACCTCTCACATggtataaaagaaaaaagaatagtTCTGGCTTTTTCCCCTCTTCAACCTCTCTTCTCTTAGAATCCAGATCAAATCATTTTGAGACTATCACAAGCCACAGCTTCCGATGACTGATAACGAAATTACCTGAGAATGAAGACAGCATCAAGTTACAATATATGGATTATATACACACATAAAGATTCAACCAAGAAGCTAACCTTTTAAACTGTCCCCTGAGAAACAGCAAGGATCAGGGAGAGAGAGATGTGTGAGTGATGAATTTCATCGACGATGCTGAGATCTTTGGTTTCAAGCTGCGGACTTTGGAGCCTCGCTGCCTCTGATGACTCTGCTATAAGCAATCTTGAACGGTTGAGAATCATAAGGCCTGTTGAGCAAACTGATGGGCATTCTCAGTGTCTGTTTcctgtttcttcttcctcttaaCAAAATGCTAAAAGTCCTCTCGTCATCCTCAAATTTCTTGTTTCCATTCTCCATTTCACTGCTAGCAACTACATTCACATGATTAACAGAATCCATAGTTTCACCCGCGGTTGCCGCCACATCTTGCTTGCTTTCTTCCACCCCTGAAGTGTCAATATCAGTTGGTAGAATCACAGTGGGCTCTAACACAGTTGCAGCTACAGGCTCGGCAGCCATCATGTGGGGAGGGGAAAACTCAACGGGATGGCATCCGGGCCAAACCGTTCTTGGTACAAACTCCGACATATTAAGCGGCCATGGGAACTGATTGGGATGGAAAGGACCGCTGGTTACAGGATACGTACTTGTGGGGACTGATTGAGTGTAAGGAGGAGGGTATACAAAGGACATTGGCTGCATCAAGTTTGGAGTTGTAGGAGGTGAAGGGAAAGGAGGTCCGTGATGAAGAGTCATGTTCACTGGCCACGACGGTCCAATGTTCATGCCTATTGGAGTAGGACGTATGATACTTGGAGGTGATGATGGGTTGAATGGGACAGCTGAAGCTGATAACTTCTTGTTAGGTAGCAATAACTCTCGAGGGACGTCGCTGGAGTCTGTAGCAGAGATCCCCAGTTTTTCCTTCAGATCATCGGAATCAGCAGCCAGCTGATCTTTCACTTCTTGCTCTGTGGTCGAATGAATCGTATCTGTTACACCTTCATTAGCTTCAGGTACTAGTTCCTCCACCTGAATGCCCCCACCagattcttcatcttcattcaAATTGTTCCCTTTGAATTCCACTTCAGATGATTGTAACTCTACTTCGATCTCTTCTTTGCCTTGAGGTTTGCTAGACTCTGTGTCCGCAGAAACTTCATTTTTTACTTCTTCCTCTGACACTGTAATCATCTGCGCATCCCTTGGAAGCTCCACAGATGTGCCCTGTTCAGATTTTTTCTCCACATGATTATCCGCTTGCTTATCTGAAGCTTCGGCTTGTGGAGCCCAGACTTGATACTTGGCAATGGAACCAGGTGGTGCCAATGCTACTTCCTTGTAGGATGGAGATTTTCCAAGACTTACAACAGAGTTTTTCGGGTATGCCTCATTTTGCACATTACTTGACAGACCAGATGGCACAACAGGAGAAGCATCTGTCTTCAACCCATCTTCTTCTGATGTTTCAGCTGTAGTTTTGGGGCTATCAGAAGACGGCTGCGTTGATTTAACCCGATATGCCAAGGTTTTAACTACCTTCCTGCTAGATTTGGTGCCTTGAGTTGTCATACCGGGAGAGTGATGATCTGCATATGACGCTGTAGTACGCTTCTTCACAATGTAGTATTTGGGGTTCTGCTGAGTAGCATTCTGGAAAACAGGGTTATCGTTATCAGCTTCAACATTTTTCTTCTGATATGTATATACCTTTCCAATTGATGCTCGTCGTTGCTTCAACCGGCGACCATATGATCCAGCAGATCTCGGTCTATGCACCGGTTGCCATCCATCTTCACTACCATCAGGGTGCTGTGTCTCAGTTGAAACTTCAGCAGATGTAATTGGATTACTATTATCCATAATAGCCTCATCAATGACTGGAGGAGAAGGTACTTCTTCAGCTGGTGCAAGAATAGTCTCCTGATTCGCATCGCTTGATTGACCATCTTCTGATCCAGTTGCTTCTATCTCCTCTTCAGACATTTCCTTTTGATTTTCCCTTGGGGCTTCTGCTAACTGTTCAGAAACATTGTTCTGATTGGATTTTTCCTTTAGCTACACAATAACACAGGTCCAATCATGTAAGCATTTTTAACCACTGAGTGGAGAAATGTCGAAAGAAACAAAAGTTAAACCTTCATATAGATCTTCCTCTTTGCTGCCACACTCCGTTTCCCTTTTGCGTTATGGCTTGGGTTGATATAGTCGAGTAGATCGGGTACACTGCAAAACATTATGAAGCTAAGTATCTGCCCGAGGAGTAAACTTGATAGATACATTCAAATAGGATAGAAAACTTCTAAACGACAAATAAGGAGATAATATCTAAGGAACTTGTTTGACCTTAGGTGGCCTTTGCTGGCTATAGACGCGTCAGGCTTAGGAGTACCATTTCGTGCAGCTTCTTGTTGTTCCAAAGCCTTGGACTCAAAGTATTCTAGCCAAGCAGCAGCATCCTGAAGAAGAGAAATAGATCGTCCGATTTAAGAATGCATGCACATGTCAGAAAGATGAATGATTTGCCTGATGggatattttggttatatatatacatacctGAGTACGCAAATCATCTGGGCCAAGCTTCGCTCGGAGGATTCTTAAGGTTGTTTGCTCATGCTGAACACTTAAATGGTACGCTTCCATCAACGAGAGCGCAATGGCTATGGCATGGTAGCTTGCAGCAGTCTGAAATTTGACATAATAAGCAAGCAATATATTAGCAAATGAAAGTTCTTACAAAGTGACGTTCCCAAAAAAAACACAGAGCATCGGGAGAAGAACCTGGATATGGTCCGGACCAAGCAACCTTTGATTACACTTGAGAGCTTTGTGAAGATACCTCAAGGCAACATGTACATTTCCTAGACCTTCCTCCATCATGGCTACATTGATGTATGTAGCAGCAGTGTTCGGATGAGATGGACCACATGTTAGATGTAAGAGATACAACGCACGCTTAACATACCTACCAAAAGCAAACATATCAGAGTTTTGACGAGACACCCAAATCATTAAACCTTGCCGTTCTTTGAAATGAAAATTGGTAACTTACTTGAGGGCCAGCTCTGTATGCTGAAGCCTATAATAGAAGACAGCAAGATCGCCATAACTCTTCATTGTATCCGGATGATCAAGTCCAAGTTCCCTCTCATTGATATCTAAAGCCTTTTGCTGATATATAGTAGCCTGTTTCAACAAAACCTTTTAGTTTTGCAATTGTCATATGGAAGAAAAATATTACAGCGTAACTGTCTATATACAGACCTGGTTAAAGTCACCAGTGTGATATAGAACTACAGCAAGTAAACTGTAAGCTCCGGCTGTCATTCTATGATAGGGACCACAAACTGCTACAAGCTTAGCAAGAGCCTAAGGGAGgggaaaaaacaaaagagacaaaacaacaaaacaaatcatGACGCCTGTACAGAGAAACAAAAGTAATATGAAGAAAGAGCTGAGGAGTAGGAAATGGATTTTCCGGACATGTACCTTTGTTCCATATGTAACTGCATCTTCAAGCTTTCCTTTGTCTAATGCTGTTTTAGATGACTCCAGAAGTTGCCTTCCATCAGCAGACGAACATGCTGCTTGCTGCAGAGATTTAGAATAGAAAGTCTTAACAACTATTGTTGATACATTACTAGAAAGAATACAGATTCAGATAGAAACTTTTAAGCATCTTTCATCTTGTCTATTACCTTATGCACTGGGATCAGACCGACCACATCTGTTTTTTGGAACGGTTCTGGGGACTCCATGTCAAAATCCCTTGGAATCAACTCAATACCAACCTGAGGACAGATACAATTTGACACAAAAAATTAACTTTCAATCTAATAGTTGACTAGCGACTTATAACTCAAAAAATAATTCTGGTTAAAGCATTCATTAAATTACCTTATGGCACAATCCACGGAGAATGGCAAACTTTCGTAGATCCTTGTAACTGAAGGAATTGAGATCGTAATCATATCGTTTCTTCAAGAATTTCTCCAACCACTGGAAGATAAGAGGATGTACATTCCAAGAGTTTTGTGGTGTTTCCGCTTCATTTTTTGGAATCCCAAGCATCATGTTCAGAGCAGCAGCTACTTTTGCAGCTATTTTATCAGTGTCAGCAGCAACAGCAGAAATCACCGCTTGAAGGATATGCTTAAGGGCTCTAACTATCATCTCATGAACACACAGAGACTGTACATGTGACAACTTATCTGAGAGCTTAACCTGTTGTTCATAGATAAAACGTGGATGGTTATATATGATCACTCGTCTTCAGTAGATTCAAAGAAAAATGAAGTTAAAAAAGGCTACTTACGACATATCCTAAAGAGCGCATCCGGAGACCTCTTGTGTGCATAAAATCAGTTAGAGTCCGGCCATCGACTGGGGAGAGTTCCAACGAACCAAAATCTGCAACCTGTATTGAGCAATAAATACCAAACAAATGATGTGTTATTATCTTCATATTGGTAATAGACAAGACTGCAATAAACTTTACACGCATTTACCAGCTTCGGAATAGCGACTTCAGTATAATACTTTTGTGCCAAGTCGACAAGTTCTTGCAAAGACTGAAACAAATATTCTTAGTTAGCACACAATAAGTAAATGAACATAGAGCAAGGACCGGCGGTTTAGTGTAAAAACCTTGTCATGAAGTCCAGTATCTGACTCTTGTAGGCGAGTGAAGGCAGCTTCAGACAACAAATTCTTCAAGACAAGCACATTTTCTTCAGCATTCTTCTCGGCGCCAGATTGCAAAGTTGCAGTTATTGTAGCATTATCAGCCCCTGAAGAAGCCGTATCAACCTGAGATGATACTACAGTCTGCTGCGCCTTAGGGCTGCTTGCgtctgtttttttcttgttgccGTTGAGAGACTTAAGCGGCTTCCCAAGCCCTTCAACCTTCAGTTCATTCTTAGACTTTTCGTTGGTTTGTTTTTTGTCCTTTTCCGTATTCTTTTGATCTTGTAAATGCTGTATCCAACAGGCTCCAAGTTCCCACCTCATGATACTATCCCTGTCTATCTCTTCTTCCTCAAGCTTAACAAGACTTTCCTCCAGCATTTTACTTACAAATTCTCGTGAAGATGTAAGCTCATCATCCTGTTGCTGATGTGTTTTCTTGTTCTGCTCGGGAGAGGATTTATGGAGAAGGAATCTCAAACTGTAAAGCACCATGAGAATAACTAAACAGGTAAGTAACTACAAAAGCTAAAGAGACAAAGGATAAATGTTTATTTTCTCTAAGTAAGAAATGACAACCTGTTGATATTTAGAGCATTAGCACCACCTTCAGGCTGTTCAAGGAGGTCAACAATTTGAGAAGGTGGGCTTAACTTCTCATTCTCCTTCTCTATTTTGACAACAGAAATGTAGCCACAATACTTGAGGCTTATAGTTCCTAAAGTAGCAACATCCTGCGTCCATAAACAAATGTTAAACAATGAGTAACAAATCTTAAACGTTGAaagttatataaaaaagaaaagactcACATGAGCAGCAGTGTTCTCATCAGCTGTAAGTCCCTTGAGAAGGTTCCGTTCCATCAGCTTCATTTTATCCAAACCAGTGGCTTGAATGCCGTCGATTTTTGTATCCACTTTGCTACTTGCATTGGAAGTATCCCTCGTAACCGTAACACTCAAGTCTCCAACAGTCTCGGAAAATAGAACTTGAGAGTCATCAGCCAGAACTGGGTCAGCCATTACTTTCTGAACGGCCTTGATGGCTCTGAAAGTGGCGACATCAACGAAAAGGTTGTGAAGAAGAAACACTTTTCTGTCTCTAACTTGCCTCTCCTCTGCTGTTTTGCAAGGCATGGACGCGATAAAGGCAAACTCGTTGGCCCATGGAACCAAATCGTAGGTGCCATCTCTTCCTTGACCACCACCATCCCCTCCCCATCTCTCATCCTCGACAGGGAGAGGCGGAAAGGCTGCAGGTGACTGCGCTGCAGAAGGCGGGATGAGCCATGTGTTTGCTCTAAACCCATACGGAAGATTCCCAAACTGCACATATACAGATTAAACGCTCTTAAACTTAACCAAACCCAATAACATCAGCTAAATCTTCATTCAGAGAAAAGAAACATACCTTGTTGCGCTCCGAAAATGCTTTGAGAAGATCACTGTAAGCCTAAACAtgattaaaagaaagaaaaaaagaagctcAGCTCAGCTCAAGGGTAGATGGATAGAGAGGCAAAATAAGATGTTTACATTATCGAAGGCTCTACTAATCTGTCTAAGCAAATCAACAAGATTGTGAGAAATGATTATTTGTTTCCCGACGCTGTAGAATCCTTTTTTGCAGCCTTCAACATGAACGAGCTTCCCGTTACAAAGCTTCACCTGAGATCAAAGTTTGAAAACGCAAACGTTATCACCAAAAAGGCCGATTCAtcgttatcatcatcatcatcgtcggCTTGCTTACATCGATGGAGAGAAGATGATCCTCCGCCGCGATATCTTCGGTTTCCCGCTTCGCCACGAGCCGTATATCTACACAAATCGATTGAGAATCTGGACATCGAATTTTGAAGGTTACAGAGAGAAATAGAATCTTACATTGAAGAGGAGGAGTGAGGTGAGCGAGAGAGAAAAACTCGTAGAAGCTTCCGAGCTTAGGGAAAGAGTGACTAGTCTCTCCGGCTTCATCAACCACTGCATCCTTCGGCGGAGGCGACGTTTCAGTCTGTTTCGGATTCTTTCCACCTCCCTTAACCTGCGCATTTTTCACCGAATCGGGTTTCTCTGGCGACGGACCGAAGCAAGTGGTACACGCGACCACGTCAAGCAGCCGTCTTACGTGCGCCATCGCTGTTCCCTCATTGTAATCCTCTGAacgaagaaacaaaaaagaagaagaagcgcgAAAAACTGTTATGCGACGCCGTTTTGGCTTTTTACTAATACGACATCATTTGAGTGATCTAGGACCAACGTTTGTATATCCGTTACAGTGCGTTTAACGGCGTCTGATTAAAAACGAGCGTCACGTCAAATGATGCACGATGGAACTTTACCTTCTGTTAACGTGAGAACACACGGTTTGAGCGCCGAAACATCCACTGTGTCTTTTAACTGCGATCCTCTTACCTGTAAACGACAGACATATATTGAGTATTTTACCACAGCAGACTTTTTACTCCTTTTATATACTATTACTATGtttctaactttttttctttccttatACTATTCCTATGATTTAAGCATTGAAAAGGTAACTAATTCTGGTAACATATATAATTGCAGAAAAGGGAAAGAAAagtcaaattaaattattaggCACAATGACACTTCACACTCGAACATTTTTTCTCAAACGTTAGAAAAAAGTCATTTTCATTTACTTTTTGCTTACTTTGGTATTCAGATCCTATGAGATTCCACAATAAATATGAATATCTCTGGACCATCCAACATTAACAAGTAACCAACAATGAACAAGAAAATGATTTAGAAACTTCCActcaaaattaagaaaaaaaacttccaCTCAAAATTtc
The Raphanus sativus cultivar WK10039 chromosome 1, ASM80110v3, whole genome shotgun sequence DNA segment above includes these coding regions:
- the LOC130507941 gene encoding aspartyl protease family protein 2-like — protein: MEGRRRKALLFTLCFLLSSLPSLSSLPAFQTLIPTSHSLPSASPSSFQPESEPVSESLIGSETGSGSDSESSITLNLDHIDALSTNRTPQELFASRLQRDSRRVKSIATLAARIPRRNATHAPRPGGFSSSVVSGLSQGSGEYFTRLGVGTPARYVYMVLDTGSDIVWLQCAPCRRCYSQSDPIFDPRKSRTYSTIPCSSPLCRRLDSAGCNTRRRTCLYQVSYGDGSFTVGDFATETLTFRRNRVKGVAVGCGHDNEGLFVGAAGLLGLGKGRLSFPGQTGRRFSQKFSYCLVDRSASSKPSSVVFGNAAVSRTAKFTPLLSNPKLDTFYYVELLGISVGGTRVPGVAASLFKLDQIGNGGVIIDSGTSVTRLVRPAYIAMRDAFRIGAKSLKRAPDYSLFDTCFDLSHQNEVKVPTVVLHFRGADVSLPATNYLIPVDTNGKFCFAFAGTMSGLSIIGNIQQQGFRVVYDLMGSRVGFAPRGCA
- the LOC130507945 gene encoding pathogenesis-related protein 1A-like; the encoded protein is MELCRRELRAPFPILVAVTLFLLQLCAATSQINHSESSTQTSVNSPSAPNTRFLSSSALSLTGKHSSFRWGRRRHRYKISRASIEFLFAHNLVRARVGEPPLQWDGRLAAYARAWARQRVGDCRLVHSNGPFGENIFWAGQNNWTPMDVVKVWADENKFYDVRGNTCESGQMCGHYTQIVWRDSTKVGCARVDCSNGGFYAICVYNPPGNFEGENPFVSYHDQVGLLREEPPAVVVNPF